In Pleurodeles waltl isolate 20211129_DDA chromosome 5, aPleWal1.hap1.20221129, whole genome shotgun sequence, one genomic interval encodes:
- the LOC138297101 gene encoding putative nuclease HARBI1, which yields MSQPMFSNVLRDVLYALLKHLGSYVWFPQHAELPTVKAAFYGVAHVPHVIGAIDGTHTGLVTPRSSEHVSRNRKNFNSVNVQVVCLADQYISQVTARFPGSVHDSFMLWDSNIPHMMAPHTRDRACLIGDSGYPNLPCLLTPVRHPTTDAEDHYNEAHSHTGRVIERCFGLLKARLQYLQISGGALLYNPQKVCQIIVACCMLHSLALRSHIPLLDAEEGVAVPLANEGDMGCDEGEDDEDTADSRAELIQQYFN from the exons atgtcacagcccatgtttagcaacgtcctgagggatgtactatatgccctgctgaaacatctgGGCAGCTACGTCtggttcccccaacatgcagaattgcccactgtcaaggctgctttCTACGgagtggcacatgtccctcatgtcattggggccattgatggcacccacactgGCCTGGTGACACCCAGGAGTAGTGAACATGTCTCCAGGAACCGCAAAAACTTTAATTCGgttaacgtgcaggtggtgtgtctcgcggaccaatacatctcccaggtgacggccaggttcccaggctctgtgcatgattccttcatgctgtgggacagcaacatcccacacatgatggcaccacataCGAGGGACCGGGCCTGTCTCAttg gtgactctggctatcccaacctgccctgcctcctaacacctgtgagacatccaactacagatgcagaggaccattacaatgaggcccacagtcataCCGGAcgggtcattgagaggtgcttcggcctgctgaaggccagattacaGTATCTGCAAATCTCCGGGGGTGCCCTACTCTataacccacagaaggtgtgccagatcattgtggcctgctgcatgctgcacagtctGGCCCTGAgaagtcacatcccattgctggatgcagaggaaggGGTAGCTGTACCATTGGCTAATGAAGGGGATATGGGGTGTGATGAAGGGGAGGATGATGAGGatacagctgactccagggcagagctgattcaacagtacttcaactga